The Tripterygium wilfordii isolate XIE 37 chromosome 1, ASM1340144v1, whole genome shotgun sequence sequence GGTATGAAAACAAAAGAATTATCACTTGCACAAGTTGCATCCTCAAAGCAAATGGCATCTGCCAGATACTGAGCTTGAAGAGAGGAACTTGTTTTCTATGTTATTCATTAGAATTCAAGTAAATGTACAATCGGCTGAGATAGCCTTttgaatcaaagaaacaaattaaatcCAACGGCCACCGATAAAAAGACAGTAGCAGAGTTGGTCTAAACTGAACTAAAGTGTGTCGTTTAGATACTGGGCTGAACagataaataaagatacaaGCCCAACTAACAATAAGCTGTTAATGAGCCCATAATACAAAAACATCCGATGAACTTTATTTACACCACAGTTTTAATCAATTACACCCTAACTTTGATCAATTTACCTTCCATCATATGTTTTTTTAAGTATAAGATTAACACACCCCGCCCCAAACCTGACTTGCAACTTATCTCTAGTATTCAATTTTTGATCTCTAGAATCCTCCGACTTCCTTCGTTTATCCTCGTTGTTCTCAAGAAGCTTGTGTGGATTCTCTCGAAAACAATAAATCAATCTATTAGGGATGACGGTGAGTGTGTACCTAGAGCTTTTGTCATTGGGGTGTATTGAATAAATGTATTAGTTTTTGGTTATTTGAGATGTGGTTAGTTATTTTCCAATTTATATGGTTTGTATATAGGATGTAATAAGTGCAAATTGGGTATCAGTAAAGTTCACTAGTTGACCAAGCCCAAAAGAACTAAACCAAGCCTGAAGAGATTAGGCCCAACAAAACTAGGGCAATGAGAAAGACGTGCACGACAATGAAACCAGAGACTTGCATCTTCGGCTTCGAAAATTATTCTGACACATTGGTTATTGAAGAATCCAGACTCAGACCTGTGAGTACCATCTCCTCTCTAGTCGTCTGACAAAAACTTCCAAGAAAAGCTTTTTCTTGGATGTCTCAATTTTTAGCTAATGTTCATCAGTTTTTAGCTAATGTTCATCAGTTTTTGGTCCAATTGTTATTGTGGAATCCAGACTCAGATTCTGTAATGGGTTGATGCCATCCTTTGTTTTCTGCCCAAATTTCAAAGTTTTTCTAGGCATCCTCAATTTTTAGCagtgttttgtttatttgtgacTGTTTGTTTGCAACATAAATGAATTGGCAGATATTTCTGACTTTTGCATCTGGTTCTTTGCATCTAACTTACTCAAGGAAATtgcctgacaaaaaaaaaaacttactgaaagaaagcaataatgaagCGGTGCCCAACTATCCTCGCAAAGAAGAAGGTGGTTTATactgttttttttgttggattcaTCTTGTCTTTGAATTTGACTTTGAATTGTATCTTTGTGTTTCGTTTTGGTTTACTGATCCTATACTTTTTTCTCTGTCGGGAAAGAGAGAGATTAATGTGGAAGAGGATAAGATAAGTGAACTGCCAGATGAAGTCCTCGTTTCCATTCTGTCTCGCTTAACAATGAGAGAAGCAGCAAGGACTAGTGTTGTTGCCCGCCGATGGCTCAAAGTCTGGACTTTTTGCCCCTCCTTGAATTTTGCTGCTTCAGAGACTTTTCTCTCTAGTTATAGAGAAGCAAGAAGAGTTTACGAGGAGGAAAAGCAGGAGTATGTTAATTGGGTAAATTGTGTGTTGGAGGCATATCAAGGATCCATCATAGACGATTTTCATATTCATTTTGACTTGGATCCAAAGTACAAATATGATATTGATAGATGGGTTAACTTTGTAATCCAAAAGGGTGTTAAACGGCTAGTGATAGACTTGGGGGTTTATTATAATGGTGGACGTTCAAAACATGTTTACCATTTTCCTCTGTCATGTAACAACATTGCTCTCCAGAGGACTCTGCATTTGCTAAGAGTTCTCAAGCTAAAGTATGTGGATGTAAGTGGAGTTGTTATTGAATATTTCATATCCGCTTGCCCCTGCCTCGAAAAATTGACTATCAGAGGTTCAGGTTCCAATGATCTTGTCCATCTAAATGTTGCTGGTGGTCAGTCGCTTTGCTTGAAGAAAGTTAAGATATTTGGGTGCTCACATTTGAGAAGCATACGTCTGTCCGCAACAAATCTTTTATCTTTcaagtatcacggtccaataaTTGACATCTCGTATGAAAATGTCCCCAATCTTGTCGAAGTACTTATTGGAGGGTGGTTAACTGAGATGGCCATCTCCTACTTTCCTCAGCTTTCAAATTATTTGTTTCGACTAGAGACACTTACAGTAGATGTGCCGCATCTCGAGGTTTGCTTGCTGAGGCATAGTAAATTATTTTTGCTCCaaaataatttgttttatttacgTTCTCTTATGCATGTCGTTGTTGTTGTTTAGGAAGATGATATGGAAGATAGGGAACCGCTGGAGTTTCCTGTGTTGAGAaagctcaaaaacttgaaattgagAGTTTATGCAAGTCATGAGCAAAGTCTTCTTGTTTTTGCTTCCTTGATAAAGGCAGCTCCTTCCTTGGATAGACTTGTGGTACAGGTAAGTGTTCTTTGCAGTTTTTCAAATTGGCAACACTATATGTATTTGTGAAGAATTTCTTGTCTTTCATGTCAGATTCAATCTTATTCGTTGGTGGTGGGGCTGTGGGGGTCCTGTG is a genomic window containing:
- the LOC119997860 gene encoding putative FBD-associated F-box protein At5g38570 isoform X1, with translation MKPETCIFGFENYSDTLVIEESRLRPIFLTFASGSLHLTYSRKLPDKKKNLLKESNNEAVPNYPRKEEGGLYCFFCWIHLVFEFDFELYLCVSFWFTDPILFSLSGKREINVEEDKISELPDEVLVSILSRLTMREAARTSVVARRWLKVWTFCPSLNFAASETFLSSYREARRVYEEEKQEYVNWVNCVLEAYQGSIIDDFHIHFDLDPKYKYDIDRWVNFVIQKGVKRLVIDLGVYYNGGRSKHVYHFPLSCNNIALQRTLHLLRVLKLKYVDVSGVVIEYFISACPCLEKLTIRGSGSNDLVHLNVAGGQSLCLKKVKIFGCSHLRSIRLSATNLLSFKYHGPIIDISYENVPNLVEVLIGGWLTEMAISYFPQLSNYLFRLETLTVDVPHLEEDDMEDREPLEFPVLRKLKNLKLRVYASHEQSLLVFASLIKAAPSLDRLVVQLTNLWGTIKRMRAQEVPKSPLRCLKVAELFGFSGRTVEMELATYLVKNAVMLEKVIIDPIPYRSIEWHFQNDDERLKRIQASRKCAMLLRSNFSLGNKLVFRDF
- the LOC119997860 gene encoding F-box/LRR-repeat protein At3g58900-like isoform X2: MKPETCIFGFENYSDTLVIEESRLRPIFLTFASGSLHLTYSRKLPDKKKNLLKESNNEAVPNYPRKEEGGLYCFFCWIHLVFEFDFELYLCVSFWFTDPILFSLSGKREINVEEDKISELPDEVLVSILSRLTMREAARTSVVARRWLKVWTFCPSLNFAASETFLSSYREARRVYEEEKQEYVNWVNCVLEAYQGSIIDDFHIHFDLDPKYKYDIDRWVNFVIQKGVKRLVIDLGVYYNGGRSKHVYHFPLSCNNIALQRTLHLLRVLKLKYVDVSGVVIEYFISACPCLEKLTIRGSGSNDLVHLNVAGGQSLCLKKVKIFGCSHLRSIRLSATNLLSFKYHGPIIDISYENVPNLVEVLIGGWLTEMAISYFPQLSNYLFRLETLTVDVPHLEEDDMEDREPLEFPVLRKLKNLKLRVYASHEQSLLVFASLIKAAPSLDRLVVQDAFGMVITGIPSRLALLPSNRG
- the LOC119997860 gene encoding F-box/LRR-repeat protein At3g58900-like isoform X3, with translation MKRCPTILAKKKREINVEEDKISELPDEVLVSILSRLTMREAARTSVVARRWLKVWTFCPSLNFAASETFLSSYREARRVYEEEKQEYVNWVNCVLEAYQGSIIDDFHIHFDLDPKYKYDIDRWVNFVIQKGVKRLVIDLGVYYNGGRSKHVYHFPLSCNNIALQRTLHLLRVLKLKYVDVSGVVIEYFISACPCLEKLTIRGSGSNDLVHLNVAGGQSLCLKKVKIFGCSHLRSIRLSATNLLSFKYHGPIIDISYENVPNLVEVLIGGWLTEMAISYFPQLSNYLFRLETLTVDVPHLEEDDMEDREPLEFPVLRKLKNLKLRVYASHEQSLLVFASLIKAAPSLDRLVVQLTNLWGTIKRMRAQEVPKSPLRCLKVAELFGFSGRTVEMELATYLVKNAVMLEKVIIDPIPYRSIEWHFQNDDERLKRIQASRKCAMLLRSNFSLGNKLVFRDF